A window from Leifsonia shinshuensis encodes these proteins:
- a CDS encoding extracellular solute-binding protein, translated as MRKITHRWLAGGAVAAATALALTACGSGFGGSSSSDTGKLTSSDKALTVMIGSSGDAETTAVKSAVSDWSKSSGTKANLVVASDLNQQLSQGFAAKKPADVFYLSTDALAGYASNGSLLAYGDQLSNKSDFYPGLVKSFTYDGKFYCAPKDFSTLQLVINTDAWTAAGLTDADIPKTWDDLEAVAKKLTTGSQVGLGISGEYARIGSFMVQAGGNLMNEDSTKATANSEANVKALAFVKQMLNGGELKYAKDLGAGWGGEAFGKGLAAMTIEGNWITGALKSDFPNIKYKIAELPKGPAGQGTLQFTNCWGIAADSPNQAAALKLVEKLTSKSDQLAFSRAFGPMPSIKSAADEWKSDNPDLVPFLNAADYAKGVPTAKGSADVVTDLNSKLESLATGDPKSILDTTQKNLEALLK; from the coding sequence ATGCGCAAGATCACACACCGCTGGCTCGCGGGCGGCGCCGTCGCCGCGGCGACCGCGCTCGCCCTCACGGCGTGCGGCTCCGGCTTCGGCGGCAGCAGCAGTTCCGACACCGGCAAGCTCACCTCGTCCGACAAGGCGCTGACCGTCATGATCGGCTCGTCCGGCGACGCCGAGACCACCGCGGTGAAGTCCGCAGTGTCCGACTGGTCCAAGAGCTCGGGCACCAAGGCGAACCTGGTGGTCGCGAGCGACCTCAACCAGCAGCTCTCGCAGGGCTTCGCCGCGAAGAAGCCGGCCGATGTCTTCTACCTGTCCACCGACGCGCTGGCCGGGTACGCGTCGAACGGGTCGCTGCTCGCCTACGGCGACCAGCTGAGCAACAAGAGCGACTTCTACCCGGGCCTGGTCAAGTCCTTCACCTACGACGGCAAGTTCTACTGTGCGCCGAAGGACTTCTCCACGCTCCAGCTGGTGATCAACACCGACGCCTGGACGGCCGCCGGGCTGACCGACGCCGACATCCCGAAGACCTGGGACGACCTCGAGGCCGTCGCCAAGAAGCTCACGACGGGCAGCCAGGTCGGGCTCGGCATCTCGGGCGAGTACGCCCGCATCGGCTCGTTCATGGTCCAGGCCGGCGGAAACCTCATGAATGAGGACAGCACCAAGGCCACCGCGAACAGCGAGGCCAACGTGAAGGCGCTCGCCTTCGTCAAGCAGATGCTGAACGGCGGGGAGCTGAAGTACGCGAAGGACCTCGGCGCCGGCTGGGGCGGCGAGGCGTTCGGCAAGGGCCTCGCGGCGATGACGATCGAGGGCAACTGGATCACCGGCGCCCTCAAGTCCGACTTCCCCAACATCAAGTACAAGATCGCAGAGCTGCCGAAGGGACCGGCCGGCCAGGGCACGCTGCAGTTCACCAACTGCTGGGGCATCGCCGCCGACAGCCCCAACCAGGCCGCCGCGCTGAAGCTGGTCGAGAAGCTGACCAGCAAGTCGGACCAGCTCGCCTTCTCGAGGGCCTTCGGCCCGATGCCGTCCATCAAGTCGGCTGCCGACGAGTGGAAGTCGGACAACCCCGACCTGGTGCCGTTCCTGAACGCCGCCGACTACGCCAAGGGCGTGCCGACCGCGAAGGGCTCCGCCGACGTGGTCACCGACCTCAACAGCAAGCTCGAGTCGCTGGCCACCGGCGACCCGAAGTCCATCCTCGACACCACGCAGAAGAACCTCGAAGCGCTGCTGAAGTAG
- a CDS encoding carbohydrate ABC transporter permease produces MQSERGAAVSPPPPSQRPAGRRRSASTVVATSVTYAVLVVLAIVYIMPFLIQLATSFKTDAEAASNPVALIPQTFTTAAYAKLFLNSDFPVWFANSAVVTIVVTLGRVFFDSLAGYALARLHFRGRSVVFAALVAIMAVPTVVLLIPKFLVINQLGIYDSYTGMIVPLLTDAAGVFIMKNFFESIPASVEEQARIDGAGTFRVFWSVVLPMARPALITIIILSFQGSWNELAHFIVSTQSPALTTLTKGVAGLASGQLSQGTQYPLKLAAAAVMTIPVAVVFFIFQRRIMNASEGAVKE; encoded by the coding sequence ATGCAGAGCGAGCGCGGCGCAGCCGTCTCGCCACCGCCGCCCTCCCAACGGCCCGCCGGCCGCCGGCGCTCCGCGAGCACCGTGGTCGCGACCTCCGTCACCTACGCGGTGCTGGTGGTGCTGGCGATCGTCTACATCATGCCGTTCCTCATCCAGCTGGCGACGTCGTTCAAGACGGACGCGGAGGCGGCCTCGAACCCGGTCGCGCTCATCCCGCAGACCTTCACCACGGCGGCCTACGCGAAGCTGTTCCTCAACTCCGACTTTCCCGTCTGGTTCGCCAACTCGGCGGTCGTCACCATCGTGGTGACCCTGGGCCGGGTCTTCTTCGACTCGCTGGCCGGGTACGCGCTCGCGCGCCTGCACTTCCGCGGCCGCTCGGTCGTGTTCGCCGCCCTCGTCGCCATCATGGCGGTCCCGACCGTGGTGCTGCTCATCCCGAAGTTCCTGGTGATCAACCAGCTCGGCATCTACGACTCGTACACGGGCATGATCGTGCCCCTGCTGACGGACGCCGCGGGCGTCTTCATCATGAAGAACTTCTTCGAGTCCATCCCGGCAAGCGTCGAGGAGCAGGCCCGCATCGACGGCGCGGGGACGTTCCGTGTGTTCTGGTCGGTCGTGCTCCCGATGGCGCGGCCCGCGCTGATCACGATCATCATCCTGTCGTTCCAGGGGTCGTGGAACGAGCTGGCGCACTTCATCGTCTCCACGCAGAGCCCGGCCCTGACCACCCTGACGAAGGGCGTCGCGGGCCTCGCCAGCGGGCAGCTCAGCCAGGGGACGCAGTACCCGCTGAAACTCGCCGCTGCCGCGGTCATGACGATCCCCGTCGCCGTGGTCTTCTTCATCTTCCAGAGACGGATCATGAACGCGAGCGAGGGGGCCGTGAAGGAATGA
- a CDS encoding PadR family transcriptional regulator, producing MSPVFSHGSLRLYLLSLLDESPRHGYELIQALSDRFGGTYSPSAGTIYPRLAKLEEEGLVTKTTEGRKTVYAITDAGRAELDARRPELDAIEEEVTDSVRRLADEVRAGVNDAMRTLRAELASAAREAKRNASRVDPRQESRDAGRDARAAGMTAVRDAEAALNEFRQQLRTDLRSEAARGALPVDVVPLLKGELDRVRRTVAEALSRR from the coding sequence GTGAGCCCCGTCTTCTCGCACGGCAGCCTCCGGCTGTACCTGCTGAGCCTCCTCGACGAGTCCCCACGGCACGGCTACGAGCTCATCCAGGCGCTCAGCGACCGCTTCGGCGGCACGTACAGCCCCAGTGCCGGGACGATCTACCCCCGCCTCGCCAAGCTCGAGGAGGAGGGGCTGGTCACCAAGACCACCGAGGGCCGCAAGACCGTCTACGCGATCACGGACGCCGGGCGCGCGGAGCTGGACGCCCGCCGACCCGAGCTGGACGCGATCGAGGAGGAGGTCACCGACTCGGTCCGGCGGCTCGCCGACGAGGTGCGCGCGGGCGTGAACGACGCCATGCGCACGCTGCGCGCCGAGCTGGCGTCGGCCGCCCGGGAGGCGAAGCGGAACGCGTCGCGCGTCGACCCGCGCCAGGAGTCCCGAGACGCCGGCCGGGATGCACGCGCAGCCGGGATGACGGCGGTCCGGGATGCGGAGGCGGCGCTCAACGAGTTCCGTCAGCAGCTGCGAACGGACCTGCGTTCCGAGGCGGCGCGCGGCGCCCTCCCCGTCGACGTCGTCCCGCTCCTCAAGGGCGAACTGGACCGCGTTCGGCGCACCGTCGCCGAGGCGCTCAGCCGCCGCTGA
- a CDS encoding APC family permease codes for MIGDPLPSEKLEGQLLPKHLALPIFASDALSSVAYAPQELLMILLLGGLAFLTFAPWVAAAVVVLLVTVVLSYRQLVKAYPSGGGDYEVAHKNLGEKAGLVVASALLVDYVLTVAVSVASGVDNVISALPFLAPWRVELAILCVIVIAAVNLRGVRESSKAFALPTYIFIGSIGLMVVTALIRTAFGDAPVAESAGYQVHADSLTQAAVVLLLLRAFSSGCSALTGVEAVANGVPAFRTPKIRNARITLGLMGGIAITLFAGLTATALISGVHYAENPCDLQGWAQCATSPQRSLIAQIAAATFGNNTFFFFLVQAATAVVLLLAANTAFNGFPLLGSVLARDSYAPKALNTRGDRLVYSNGMIILALAATVLLVVYQANLTQLIQLYIIGVFVSFTLGQSGMVKHWISLLREGGQTGRERTGIIRSLCINAFGACLTAIVLIVVTITKFTHGAYLVFIFMPILWFLMLGVNRYYRDVEKEVEVDPVTTFGSVGDHAIVLIGKMQKPALKALDYAIAARHDSIEAVHVSIDEEATQKLQRQWIEQNIHVPLTIIESPYREFGIPLVKYLKHRREEHGSEVVTVYLPQYIVGHWWESLLHNHRARRISKQLMLCHGVTVALVPWLLDSSSLIYGRRSRPLPGQDRRGEPVRPVARRPLVPASRAHTRIHIHPVPLTIGDPAESAEDVAATIPEPQPQADATTAEQAEKREPAAAGGGPKARAKR; via the coding sequence TTGATCGGCGACCCGCTTCCGAGTGAGAAGCTCGAAGGACAACTGCTCCCGAAGCACCTCGCCCTACCCATCTTCGCCTCGGATGCGCTCTCGAGCGTCGCCTACGCTCCGCAGGAGCTCCTGATGATCCTGCTGCTCGGCGGGCTGGCGTTCCTGACGTTCGCGCCGTGGGTGGCCGCGGCGGTCGTCGTCCTGCTCGTCACGGTCGTGCTCAGCTATCGGCAGCTCGTCAAGGCGTACCCGTCGGGCGGCGGCGATTACGAGGTCGCCCACAAGAACCTCGGCGAGAAGGCCGGGCTGGTCGTCGCGTCCGCGCTGCTGGTGGACTACGTGCTCACCGTCGCCGTCTCGGTCGCGTCCGGCGTCGACAACGTGATCTCCGCGCTCCCCTTCCTCGCCCCCTGGCGGGTCGAGCTCGCCATCCTCTGCGTCATCGTCATCGCTGCCGTCAACCTGCGCGGCGTGCGGGAGTCGTCGAAGGCGTTCGCGCTGCCGACGTACATCTTCATCGGCAGCATCGGCCTCATGGTCGTCACGGCGCTCATCCGCACCGCCTTCGGCGACGCTCCGGTGGCCGAGTCGGCCGGGTACCAGGTGCACGCCGACTCCCTCACCCAGGCGGCCGTCGTGCTCCTGCTGCTGCGCGCCTTCTCGAGTGGATGTTCGGCTCTGACCGGTGTCGAAGCGGTCGCCAACGGCGTCCCCGCGTTCCGCACGCCGAAGATCCGCAACGCCCGCATCACTCTGGGACTCATGGGCGGCATCGCCATCACCCTGTTCGCCGGACTCACCGCGACTGCCCTGATCAGCGGCGTCCACTACGCCGAGAACCCGTGCGACCTTCAAGGCTGGGCGCAGTGCGCGACGTCGCCGCAGCGCAGCCTGATCGCCCAGATCGCCGCCGCCACCTTCGGCAACAACACGTTCTTCTTCTTCCTGGTGCAGGCCGCGACGGCGGTGGTGCTGCTGCTGGCGGCCAACACCGCCTTCAACGGCTTCCCGCTGCTCGGCTCGGTGCTCGCCCGCGACTCCTATGCCCCGAAGGCGCTGAACACCCGCGGCGACCGCCTCGTGTACTCGAACGGCATGATCATCCTCGCGCTGGCGGCGACGGTGCTGCTGGTCGTGTACCAGGCGAACCTGACCCAGCTCATCCAGCTCTACATCATCGGGGTGTTCGTGTCGTTCACCCTCGGCCAGTCGGGCATGGTGAAGCACTGGATCTCGCTGCTGCGCGAGGGCGGCCAGACCGGGCGTGAACGCACCGGGATCATCCGCTCGCTCTGCATCAACGCGTTCGGCGCGTGCCTCACCGCGATCGTGCTCATCGTCGTGACGATCACCAAGTTCACGCACGGCGCGTACCTGGTCTTCATCTTCATGCCGATCCTCTGGTTCCTCATGCTCGGCGTGAACCGGTACTACCGCGACGTCGAGAAGGAGGTCGAGGTCGACCCGGTCACGACGTTCGGAAGCGTCGGCGACCACGCCATCGTCCTCATCGGCAAGATGCAGAAGCCGGCCCTCAAGGCGCTCGACTACGCCATCGCCGCCCGGCACGACTCCATCGAGGCCGTCCACGTCTCCATCGACGAGGAGGCGACCCAGAAGCTGCAGCGGCAGTGGATCGAGCAGAACATCCACGTGCCGCTCACCATCATCGAGTCGCCGTACCGCGAGTTCGGCATCCCCCTGGTGAAGTACCTCAAGCACCGGCGGGAGGAGCACGGCTCCGAGGTCGTGACGGTCTACCTGCCGCAGTACATCGTCGGTCACTGGTGGGAGTCGCTGCTGCACAACCACCGCGCCCGCCGCATCAGCAAGCAGCTCATGCTGTGCCACGGCGTCACCGTCGCCCTCGTTCCGTGGCTGCTCGACTCGTCGTCGCTCATCTACGGCCGCCGCTCCCGCCCGCTGCCCGGCCAGGACCGCCGCGGCGAGCCGGTGCGCCCGGTCGCACGCCGGCCCCTCGTGCCCGCGTCGCGCGCGCACACGCGCATCCACATCCACCCGGTGCCGCTCACGATCGGCGACCCGGCCGAGAGCGCGGAGGACGTGGCGGCGACCATCCCGGAGCCGCAGCCGCAGGCCGATGCGACGACGGCGGAGCAGGCGGAGAAGCGCGAGCCGGCGGCCGCCGGCGGCGGGCCGAAGGCACGC
- a CDS encoding DUF4097 family beta strand repeat-containing protein encodes MAQEKWLIQPGESRTIDVELVRALKVGFIGGQIDIVGHDEPGARIEVHSVEGRDLKIVIDGDRLEIDHPQLRWDNFIEVFKSMRSSARADVSVLVPRDVELKFGVVSATALVSGLHTDARLSTVSGDVVADGLTGDIELNSVNGELSVRDHTGRISAHTVSGDVTATGAIRRFSADGVSGDVMIDVTGTPDEIAVNTVSGDTTIRIPEAVGARYRVNTVSGKVQLDNMTVVGGMGRGYTGTSGTLNGTWVEINVNSVSGDAAVLRSAATAQGANAQEASA; translated from the coding sequence ATGGCACAGGAGAAGTGGCTGATCCAGCCGGGCGAGAGCCGCACCATCGATGTGGAGCTCGTCCGCGCGCTGAAGGTCGGATTCATTGGCGGTCAGATCGACATCGTCGGGCACGACGAGCCCGGCGCGCGGATCGAGGTCCACTCGGTCGAAGGGCGTGACCTGAAGATCGTCATCGACGGCGACCGCCTCGAGATCGACCACCCGCAGCTGCGCTGGGACAACTTCATCGAGGTCTTCAAGTCCATGCGGTCCAGCGCCCGGGCCGACGTCAGCGTGCTCGTGCCGCGCGATGTCGAGCTCAAGTTCGGCGTCGTCTCCGCGACCGCCCTGGTCTCCGGACTGCACACGGACGCGCGGCTCAGCACCGTGTCCGGGGATGTCGTCGCCGACGGCCTCACCGGCGACATCGAGCTCAACTCCGTCAACGGCGAGCTCTCGGTGCGCGACCACACGGGCCGCATCTCCGCGCACACCGTCTCGGGCGACGTGACCGCGACCGGCGCCATCCGCCGCTTCTCGGCCGACGGCGTCTCCGGCGACGTCATGATCGACGTCACCGGCACCCCGGACGAGATCGCCGTGAACACGGTCTCCGGCGACACGACCATCCGCATCCCGGAGGCCGTCGGCGCGCGCTACCGAGTGAACACGGTGTCGGGGAAGGTGCAGCTCGACAACATGACCGTGGTCGGCGGGATGGGCAGGGGCTACACCGGCACCTCCGGCACGCTCAACGGCACCTGGGTCGAGATCAACGTCAACTCCGTTTCGGGCGATGCGGCAGTGCTGCGCAGTGCCGCGACGGCGCAGGGCGCGAATGCGCAGGAGGCGTCGGCGTGA
- a CDS encoding antibiotic biosynthesis monooxygenase, giving the protein MSPQEPLLDAPRARRLPITVSITRRVDSTRLAEVTHWVQAGVNLANTYDGFLGSGWVRAHADSDEWHMLYRFADADTLEAWEASDDRADWLYAGRELVEVSRVERRTGIEGWFDQPQPGVPAAPPRWKQAVTIWLGFFPLSLAFTYLTVTFVPGWHSLWPLATVLLSTLCLTPTMTYVLLPFVTRLLQPWLRR; this is encoded by the coding sequence ATGTCTCCACAAGAGCCTCTGCTGGATGCGCCACGAGCGCGTCGCCTCCCGATCACCGTGTCCATCACCCGCCGTGTCGACAGCACGCGCCTGGCCGAGGTCACCCACTGGGTGCAGGCCGGCGTGAACCTGGCCAACACGTACGACGGCTTCCTCGGCTCCGGCTGGGTGCGCGCCCACGCCGACTCCGACGAGTGGCACATGCTCTACCGCTTCGCGGACGCGGACACCCTGGAGGCCTGGGAGGCGTCGGACGACCGTGCCGACTGGCTCTACGCGGGTCGCGAGCTGGTGGAGGTGTCCCGCGTCGAGCGGAGGACCGGCATCGAGGGCTGGTTCGACCAGCCGCAGCCGGGCGTGCCCGCGGCGCCGCCGCGCTGGAAGCAGGCCGTGACGATCTGGCTCGGATTCTTCCCGCTGTCGCTCGCCTTCACGTACCTCACCGTGACGTTCGTGCCGGGCTGGCACAGCCTGTGGCCGCTCGCGACGGTGCTGCTCAGCACGCTCTGCCTGACGCCCACCATGACGTACGTGCTGCTGCCGTTCGTCACCCGGTTGCTGCAGCCCTGGCTCCGCCGGTAG
- a CDS encoding LacI family DNA-binding transcriptional regulator, with protein sequence MGAQPTVTDVAGVAGVSRQTVSNVLNAPELVRPETRERVQAAIHSLGYRPHASARRLRTQKSSTIGIRLDPITQDGISGSILDRFLHALTEQADRQGLRVLLFTATGPEDEIEQFRRLSDAADVDAFVLTSTFHGDPRTEWLIENGRSFVTFGRPWGIDDMTDPEHLWVDVDGRAGVREATAHLLSRGGPRIGFIGWPSGSGTGDDRRAGWLEAMRAGSGLTEEELRLLDAAVEDVVPNGADAVRRLEQRAGRLDGVVCVSDSLALGALTATAGRIPVVGYDDTPVAEALGFSSVAQQLDEVAAGVLELLTGAHGGRVQRGDPVTDPRHRLVTPRLVVRDGPSLIGDRTL encoded by the coding sequence ATGGGTGCGCAGCCGACCGTGACCGACGTCGCCGGCGTCGCCGGGGTGTCCCGCCAGACCGTGTCGAACGTGCTCAACGCGCCGGAGCTCGTCCGCCCGGAGACGCGGGAGCGGGTACAGGCCGCCATCCACTCGCTCGGCTATCGGCCCCACGCCTCGGCGCGCCGGCTCCGCACGCAGAAGAGCTCCACGATCGGCATCCGCCTCGACCCCATCACGCAGGACGGCATCTCGGGCAGCATCCTCGACCGGTTCCTGCACGCGCTCACCGAGCAGGCCGACCGCCAGGGTCTCCGGGTGCTGCTCTTCACCGCGACGGGGCCGGAGGACGAGATCGAGCAGTTCCGCCGGCTGTCGGACGCCGCCGACGTCGACGCCTTCGTGCTCACGTCGACGTTCCACGGCGACCCCCGCACGGAGTGGCTGATCGAGAACGGCCGGTCGTTCGTGACCTTCGGCCGCCCGTGGGGCATCGACGACATGACCGATCCCGAACATCTGTGGGTGGATGTGGACGGGCGCGCCGGCGTGCGCGAGGCGACGGCGCATCTGCTCTCCCGCGGCGGTCCGCGCATCGGCTTCATCGGCTGGCCCAGCGGGTCCGGGACGGGCGACGACCGCCGCGCCGGCTGGCTGGAGGCGATGCGCGCGGGGAGCGGTCTGACCGAGGAGGAGCTCCGGCTGCTCGACGCGGCGGTGGAGGACGTCGTCCCGAACGGTGCGGACGCGGTGCGCCGCCTCGAGCAGCGCGCCGGCCGCCTCGACGGGGTCGTCTGCGTCTCCGACTCCCTCGCGCTCGGCGCCCTCACGGCGACGGCGGGCCGCATCCCCGTCGTCGGCTACGACGACACGCCGGTCGCCGAGGCGCTCGGCTTCTCGAGCGTCGCCCAGCAGCTCGACGAGGTCGCCGCCGGCGTGCTGGAACTGCTCACCGGCGCACACGGCGGCCGCGTCCAGCGCGGCGACCCGGTGACCGACCCGCGTCACCGCCTGGTGACGCCGCGCCTGGTGGTGCGCGACGGTCCGTCGCTCATCGGCGACCGCACGCTCTGA
- a CDS encoding sugar ABC transporter permease, giving the protein MSATASRSRRTGIRRGEAASGWLFTAPVILLLGVFLVVPVLMALWVSFSDWGGRGSPFSPDVKFVGLDNYATLLGGGGLAEQDFGTALKNNAWYVVLVVPIQTAVSLGLAVLVSRAILRGRGFFRTAFYFPSVTSSVAITVLWLFLFSTSGAVNKVLSWFGINGPNWFNDPSGIIHNFLRLFGVAQGPAALTQNTALGVSWWDWLGGPSVAMTAFIIMAVFTTSGTFMLLFLAALQNLGGDVTEAAMMDGANGWQRFWRITLPQLRPTLFTVLTLGLIGCWQVFDQIYTGTRGAPGKTTLTPAYLSYQTSFVNQEWGQGAAIAFILFVIIVVFTIFQRWVLRDRKVSKRRMRLYQPALAAGTAATGAPSSVPAARETDDPDRKGTLR; this is encoded by the coding sequence ATGTCTGCAACCGCGAGTCGGTCTCGTCGCACCGGAATCCGGCGCGGCGAGGCCGCCTCGGGGTGGTTGTTCACCGCCCCGGTCATCCTGCTGCTCGGCGTCTTCCTCGTCGTCCCGGTGCTGATGGCCCTCTGGGTCAGCTTCTCCGACTGGGGCGGTCGCGGCAGCCCCTTCTCGCCGGACGTGAAGTTCGTCGGCCTCGACAACTACGCCACGCTTCTCGGCGGAGGAGGGCTGGCCGAGCAGGACTTCGGCACCGCGCTCAAGAACAACGCCTGGTACGTGGTGCTGGTCGTCCCCATCCAGACCGCGGTGTCGCTCGGTCTCGCCGTGCTGGTCAGCCGCGCGATCCTCCGCGGCCGAGGGTTCTTCCGGACCGCGTTCTACTTCCCCTCGGTGACGAGCTCGGTCGCCATCACGGTGCTCTGGCTGTTCCTGTTCAGCACGAGCGGGGCCGTCAACAAGGTGCTCTCCTGGTTCGGGATCAACGGCCCGAACTGGTTCAACGATCCCAGCGGGATCATCCACAACTTCCTACGGCTCTTCGGCGTCGCCCAGGGACCGGCCGCGCTGACTCAGAACACCGCGCTCGGCGTCTCCTGGTGGGACTGGCTCGGCGGCCCGTCGGTGGCGATGACGGCGTTCATCATCATGGCCGTGTTCACCACGAGCGGCACCTTCATGCTGCTCTTCCTGGCGGCCCTGCAGAACCTCGGCGGCGACGTGACGGAGGCGGCGATGATGGACGGCGCCAACGGCTGGCAGCGCTTCTGGCGCATCACCCTCCCGCAGCTCCGGCCGACGCTGTTCACCGTCCTGACCCTCGGACTGATCGGTTGCTGGCAGGTGTTCGACCAGATCTACACGGGCACCCGCGGCGCGCCGGGCAAGACCACCCTCACCCCCGCGTACCTCTCTTATCAGACGTCGTTCGTCAACCAGGAGTGGGGCCAGGGCGCGGCCATCGCGTTCATCCTGTTCGTCATCATCGTCGTCTTCACGATCTTCCAGCGCTGGGTGCTCCGGGATCGGAAGGTCTCGAAGCGCCGGATGCGGCTCTACCAGCCGGCGCTGGCGGCGGGGACGGCCGCAACCGGCGCTCCGAGCAGCGTGCCGGCCGCGCGCGAGACCGACGATCCCGACCGGAAGGGAACGCTCCGATGA